A genomic stretch from Fodinibius salinus includes:
- the fdxA gene encoding ferredoxin FdxA, whose product MAYVVTEPCINCKYTHCASVCPVDAFREGPNFLVIDPFECIDCDACVPECPVEAIYPDDEVPLEWEHYIDLNDQLSEQWIDHHINDTSEPLPDADEWAEKEDKEELLQEEWG is encoded by the coding sequence ATGGCATATGTAGTTACAGAACCATGCATAAATTGTAAATATACACACTGCGCCTCGGTTTGTCCGGTAGATGCATTCCGTGAAGGCCCTAACTTTTTGGTGATTGACCCCTTTGAATGTATCGATTGTGATGCCTGTGTGCCGGAGTGCCCGGTAGAGGCAATATATCCGGATGATGAAGTTCCGCTGGAGTGGGAGCATTATATCGATCTTAATGATCAGCTCTCAGAACAATGGATTGACCATCATATTAATGATACCTCCGAACCACTGCCCGATGCAGATGAATGGGCGGAAAAAGAGGATAAGGAAGAGCTTTTGCAGGAGGAGTGGGGCTAA
- a CDS encoding class I SAM-dependent methyltransferase, with protein sequence MDSTTLTNQVKDPKHQVGYFERLATHVQDLRNTAPDLFEDASYIDWSSLSWDDVNRPYKVDRWAEGKKLWEQEHGERMPVKEGWKHFNRSFHQLFQKDIPKEKQESRADIWQSLLSMDIHGAGEAIEELVQLLVWNKVHRVEDAIWDPRGKRALFEDLDVEKPEVLFLGAADGYEAMQLMAQYPGGHAVLVDYDKFCKTDRFGKFPAQYPFLGNDPATGNHKVYYREDMNIDFVVDDIRNLKYGKEFDIVVSIGLIEHFPDEYKHEAFEMHRRFLKPGGYAILTTPRNQLKSKAFYTVMSDYMNYGYRELMDIRQMGLYAWENGFDILRAGYIKAHNGLICKVR encoded by the coding sequence ATGGATTCCACAACCCTCACTAACCAAGTTAAAGATCCCAAACACCAAGTCGGATATTTTGAACGTCTTGCCACACATGTCCAAGACTTGCGTAATACCGCGCCTGACCTCTTTGAAGATGCCAGCTATATCGACTGGAGCTCCCTTTCCTGGGATGACGTCAACCGCCCTTACAAAGTGGACAGATGGGCCGAAGGCAAAAAACTCTGGGAACAAGAGCACGGCGAACGGATGCCTGTCAAAGAAGGCTGGAAACACTTCAATCGCTCCTTTCACCAGCTCTTTCAGAAAGATATACCTAAAGAAAAACAAGAAAGCCGCGCTGATATCTGGCAATCTCTGCTCTCGATGGATATCCACGGTGCCGGCGAAGCCATTGAAGAACTAGTCCAACTGCTGGTGTGGAATAAGGTACACCGCGTTGAAGATGCCATTTGGGATCCCCGTGGCAAACGAGCACTTTTTGAAGATTTGGATGTGGAAAAACCGGAAGTGCTGTTTCTGGGTGCCGCCGACGGCTACGAAGCCATGCAACTGATGGCCCAATATCCTGGTGGTCATGCGGTGCTCGTGGATTATGATAAATTCTGCAAGACTGACCGTTTTGGGAAGTTTCCGGCTCAGTACCCGTTTTTAGGCAACGACCCAGCCACCGGAAATCACAAAGTATATTACCGCGAAGATATGAATATCGACTTTGTGGTGGATGATATCCGTAATCTAAAGTACGGCAAGGAATTCGATATTGTAGTCAGTATCGGGCTTATCGAGCATTTCCCCGACGAGTACAAACACGAAGCTTTTGAAATGCATCGGCGTTTCCTGAAGCCGGGCGGTTATGCTATTCTTACCACCCCCCGCAATCAACTAAAAAGCAAGGCATTTTACACTGTTATGAGTGATTACATGAACTATGGATACCGAGAGCTGATGGATATTCGTCAAATGGGATTGTATGCCTGGGAAAACGGTTTCGATATTCTTCGCGCCGGTTATATTAAAGCCCATAACGGACTTATTTGTAAGGTGAGATGA